The following are encoded in a window of Pontiella desulfatans genomic DNA:
- a CDS encoding tetratricopeptide repeat protein has product MRFLPLILLLALPALSTTAAQTSSSEKFLMAQAAYDDARYAEAALLYEDLINNGIANAEVHYNLANANFKDGDLPQAVWHYRKAWYEAPRDPDIRANLHFALNAAGAIDPAPGFVERVFETLSHSEWIIAATSGYLLLAVLLMAALVAPGARRPTLKACLVPLALMVVAAGGWWQWRQLAIHPEWVVVKSEATALYGPVEGSTAHYKLPLGALARQHGSDPKGWIELEYDGKRGWLKTEYISRVSP; this is encoded by the coding sequence ATGAGATTCCTCCCCCTCATCCTGCTGCTCGCGCTTCCGGCCCTTTCAACAACCGCGGCGCAAACGAGTTCATCGGAAAAGTTCCTGATGGCGCAGGCCGCCTACGACGACGCGCGCTACGCCGAGGCCGCCCTGCTCTACGAAGACTTGATCAACAACGGGATTGCCAATGCCGAGGTGCACTACAACCTCGCCAACGCCAACTTCAAGGATGGCGACCTGCCCCAGGCCGTTTGGCATTACCGCAAGGCGTGGTACGAGGCACCGCGCGATCCCGACATCCGGGCCAACCTTCACTTTGCATTGAATGCCGCCGGGGCCATCGATCCCGCGCCCGGCTTCGTGGAGCGCGTCTTCGAAACGCTGTCCCACAGCGAATGGATCATTGCCGCCACGAGTGGCTATCTGCTGCTGGCCGTCCTGCTCATGGCGGCCCTGGTTGCGCCCGGCGCCCGGCGCCCGACCCTGAAGGCCTGCCTTGTCCCACTTGCGCTGATGGTTGTGGCGGCCGGCGGGTGGTGGCAGTGGCGCCAGCTGGCCATCCATCCGGAATGGGTGGTGGTCAAAAGCGAGGCAACGGCGCTGTATGGCCCGGTCGAGGGAAGCACCGCGCACTACAAGCTGCCGCTCGGCGCGCTCGCACGGCAGCATGGAAGCGACCCGAAAGGGTGGATCGAATTGGAATACGACGGCAAACGAGGGTGGTTAAAGACTGAATATATAAGCCGGGTTTCTCCTTGA
- a CDS encoding DUF58 domain-containing protein, producing the protein METIDHKELLKKVRRIQITTKHAVNDVFAGQYHSTFKGRGMEFDEVREYVPGDDIRSIDWNVTARTGAPHIKKFVEEREMTVMLVVDISASHLFGSGNQMKRDLAAEVAAVLAFSAIRNNDRIGLILFAEEVEKYIPPKKGTRHVLRLVREMLSHKPQGKGTNVVPALDYLNHISTRKNVTFLISDFMFSDDYEQLLKISARRHDLISVVVGDKREIAWPDVGLINWHDAETGETVLVDTSSKKVRNQLAMEQTRRGEAIDELHRKAGIDTIHLFAGEPYDKQFIKFFRQRAQRR; encoded by the coding sequence ATGGAAACAATCGACCACAAAGAACTCCTGAAAAAAGTCAGGAGAATCCAGATCACCACCAAGCACGCCGTGAACGATGTGTTTGCGGGGCAATACCATTCCACCTTCAAGGGGCGTGGCATGGAGTTCGACGAGGTGCGCGAATATGTGCCCGGCGACGACATCCGCTCGATCGACTGGAACGTGACCGCGCGCACCGGCGCGCCGCACATCAAGAAATTCGTGGAAGAGCGCGAGATGACCGTGATGCTGGTGGTGGATATTTCGGCCTCCCACCTGTTCGGCAGCGGCAACCAGATGAAGCGCGATCTCGCCGCCGAGGTGGCCGCCGTGCTGGCCTTCTCCGCCATCCGCAACAACGATCGCATCGGGCTGATCCTCTTTGCCGAGGAGGTTGAAAAATATATCCCGCCGAAAAAGGGCACGCGCCATGTGCTGCGCCTCGTGCGCGAAATGCTTTCGCACAAACCCCAGGGCAAGGGCACCAACGTGGTTCCGGCACTCGACTATCTCAACCACATCAGCACGCGCAAAAACGTCACCTTCCTGATTTCCGATTTCATGTTTTCGGACGACTATGAGCAGCTACTTAAAATCTCCGCGCGCCGCCACGACCTCATCAGCGTCGTCGTCGGCGACAAGCGCGAGATTGCCTGGCCGGACGTCGGCCTCATCAACTGGCACGATGCGGAAACCGGCGAGACCGTCCTGGTGGACACGTCCAGCAAAAAGGTGCGCAACCAGCTGGCCATGGAGCAGACCCGCCGCGGGGAAGCCATCGACGAGCTGCACCGCAAGGCCGGCATCGATACCATCCACCTCTTCGCCGGCGAACCCTACGACAAGCAATTCATTAAATTCTTCCGCCAGCGCGCACAACGCAGATGA
- a CDS encoding DUF4404 family protein, which yields MPHKEVKQSIGELKSELRKTEQETGAFEEVLRHAQEGLERYTPEAVQELAQTLRKEAEEFEVEHPRITALINNIMTSLSNLGI from the coding sequence ATGCCGCATAAGGAAGTCAAGCAGTCGATCGGCGAGCTGAAAAGCGAGCTACGGAAAACAGAGCAGGAAACCGGGGCTTTCGAGGAAGTGCTGCGCCATGCGCAGGAGGGCCTTGAACGCTATACCCCCGAAGCCGTTCAAGAGTTGGCGCAAACATTGCGTAAGGAAGCCGAGGAATTCGAGGTCGAGCATCCGCGCATCACCGCGCTGATCAACAACATCATGACCTCGTTGAGCAATTTGGGAATCTAA
- a CDS encoding VWA domain-containing protein — MKWHNPDTLMWLLALLPLLLLTGLMLKRRAQLLKRMADVALWNTMLPGLSPRRQRFKNLVRVLALALAIAALARPQWGFKWEEVKQRGLSIIVALDTSKSMLAQDIKPNRLQQAKWGVRDLVKELRGDRIGIVAFAGDAFLQCPATIDYAAFLMMLEDIYAGIVPIGGTDLYQALDTSIESFKKAEETQADKVIILISDGEGHSGDPLALLPALKQENIRVFAIGVGTKEGELIQTSDGFVKDKTGNVVKSSLDESVLERIALETGGFYVRSAPGDFGLERVYQQGIAELQREEREARMSKSWTERFQWFLGAALLLLLIETAIRPVNYNRERTQGTQKPTNRKSLRSLRSFAVTLLLLLPCVVKAEDTPRSSMRKGLKAYKRGDYTNAIEHLEKTALEFADIGNYNLGNAQYRAGDFETAADSYNEALRSTDVELQAKAYFNRGNALLARTTALTGQEQIGMAIELSFLAMDMYEKSMLLEPDDLAAKQNFERAQQLRLKLEHNLGKWYFDQAEELLPQFKAKDAQANYRLAKKQFRHIMENVAPEHPESKQYLPKIEERLEMLALAVEAAEIDLKTALQYITDYQYMLAAQRLTTETDERKYAFDLKPDLKKNYEETIQKNQDVLKIIQDLFPTTNMAK; from the coding sequence ATGAAATGGCATAATCCAGATACGTTGATGTGGCTGCTGGCCCTGCTTCCGCTATTGCTCTTGACCGGGCTCATGCTGAAGCGGCGCGCCCAGTTGCTCAAACGCATGGCCGATGTAGCGTTGTGGAACACCATGCTCCCCGGCCTTTCGCCCCGTCGCCAGCGCTTCAAGAACCTGGTTCGCGTACTGGCCCTTGCGCTGGCGATTGCCGCGCTGGCCCGCCCGCAATGGGGCTTTAAATGGGAAGAGGTGAAACAGCGCGGACTCAGCATTATTGTTGCGCTCGACACCTCGAAGAGCATGCTGGCGCAGGACATCAAGCCCAACCGGTTGCAGCAGGCCAAATGGGGCGTGCGCGATCTGGTGAAGGAGCTGCGCGGCGACCGCATCGGCATTGTGGCCTTTGCCGGCGACGCCTTCCTGCAATGCCCCGCAACCATCGACTATGCCGCCTTCCTGATGATGCTCGAAGACATCTACGCGGGCATCGTACCCATTGGCGGAACCGATCTTTACCAGGCGCTGGATACCTCCATTGAGAGCTTCAAGAAGGCGGAGGAGACGCAGGCCGACAAGGTGATTATCCTGATCTCCGATGGCGAAGGGCACTCCGGCGATCCGCTGGCACTGCTGCCCGCATTGAAACAGGAAAACATCCGCGTGTTCGCGATCGGCGTCGGCACCAAGGAAGGCGAGCTGATCCAAACGTCGGACGGATTCGTGAAGGACAAGACCGGCAACGTGGTGAAGAGCTCGCTGGACGAAAGCGTCCTCGAACGGATCGCCTTGGAAACCGGCGGCTTCTATGTCCGCTCCGCCCCGGGCGACTTTGGACTGGAGCGCGTCTACCAGCAGGGCATCGCCGAGCTGCAGCGCGAGGAGCGCGAGGCCCGCATGTCGAAATCCTGGACGGAGCGGTTCCAGTGGTTCCTGGGCGCGGCCCTGCTTCTGCTACTCATCGAAACGGCCATTCGACCGGTCAATTATAACCGCGAAAGAACGCAAGGAACGCAAAAGCCAACGAACCGGAAATCCTTGCGATCTTTGCGTTCTTTCGCGGTTACACTCCTCCTGCTCTTGCCATGCGTGGTGAAAGCCGAGGATACGCCGCGCTCTTCGATGCGGAAAGGGCTGAAGGCCTACAAGCGGGGCGACTACACCAACGCCATCGAGCATCTCGAAAAGACCGCGTTGGAGTTTGCGGACATCGGGAACTACAACCTCGGTAATGCGCAGTACCGCGCGGGCGACTTCGAAACCGCGGCCGATTCCTACAACGAAGCCCTGCGCTCGACCGACGTGGAGCTGCAGGCGAAGGCCTACTTCAACCGGGGCAATGCCCTGCTGGCGCGCACCACGGCGCTGACCGGGCAGGAGCAGATCGGCATGGCCATCGAGCTCTCGTTCCTGGCGATGGACATGTATGAAAAAAGCATGCTGCTGGAACCGGACGACCTCGCGGCCAAGCAAAACTTCGAACGCGCCCAGCAGCTGCGGCTTAAACTGGAACATAACCTGGGCAAGTGGTATTTCGACCAGGCGGAGGAGCTGCTCCCGCAGTTCAAGGCGAAGGATGCGCAAGCCAACTATCGCCTGGCGAAAAAACAGTTCAGGCACATCATGGAGAACGTGGCCCCGGAGCATCCCGAGTCGAAACAGTATCTACCGAAAATCGAGGAGCGGCTGGAAATGCTGGCGCTCGCCGTCGAAGCCGCGGAAATCGACCTGAAGACCGCACTGCAATATATTACCGATTACCAGTACATGCTGGCCGCACAACGGTTGACAACCGAGACGGATGAGCGAAAATACGCGTTCGACCTGAAACCCGACCTGAAAAAAAACTATGAAGAAACGATCCAGAAAAACCAGGACGTGCTGAAGATTATCCAGGATCTCTTCCCAACCACCAACATGGCAAAATGA
- a CDS encoding glycosyltransferase family 4 protein, with amino-acid sequence MPKLEKVAHVMRRFVPGKWGGTESVVYSLSRKLAERCIDSPVFCTDMFSESGTQEFEGVRVHRFAHVFPWLGLSAAVRAQLRLKGGSPLSLPLFFGLLREKNISVIHAHVQHRLGGMARTVARLKGIPYVVSLHGGHFTLPQEQVDKMTEPFRGKLEWGKAFGALFGSRRVLRDADAIICVGKSECEAVRERFPGKPVFYIPNGVDVERFARADGALFRAAFGFAPSEKIVLCVSRIDYQKNQLGLVRAFAGFSRSHPAHRLVLVGAVTVEAYRQEIDREVERLGLSEKVLVIEGFPPDDPRLPSAYQAAELFVLPSLHEPFGIVVLEAWAAGLPVVASRVGGIPGFATDRENILLAEAGNGEELAARMAALADDADLRSDLAGRAAAEVGARYDWARIADAYQRVYVDLVNKG; translated from the coding sequence ATGCCAAAGCTGGAAAAGGTTGCCCACGTCATGCGCAGGTTCGTCCCGGGGAAATGGGGCGGCACGGAGAGCGTTGTCTACAGCCTGTCGCGCAAGTTGGCCGAGCGTTGCATCGACAGCCCCGTTTTCTGCACCGACATGTTTTCCGAATCCGGCACGCAGGAGTTCGAAGGGGTCCGGGTGCATCGGTTCGCCCATGTGTTCCCTTGGCTGGGCCTCTCGGCCGCGGTCCGGGCCCAGCTGCGGTTGAAGGGCGGCAGTCCGCTTTCGCTTCCGCTCTTCTTCGGCCTGCTGCGGGAAAAAAACATTTCGGTCATCCACGCCCATGTGCAGCACCGGCTCGGCGGAATGGCCCGCACGGTGGCGAGACTCAAGGGCATTCCCTATGTCGTCAGCCTGCACGGCGGGCACTTCACCCTGCCGCAGGAGCAGGTCGACAAAATGACCGAGCCGTTCCGGGGAAAACTGGAATGGGGCAAGGCTTTTGGAGCGCTGTTCGGTTCGCGCCGCGTGCTGCGCGATGCCGACGCCATCATCTGCGTCGGCAAAAGCGAGTGCGAAGCCGTGCGGGAACGTTTTCCGGGAAAGCCCGTTTTCTACATTCCCAACGGGGTGGACGTGGAGCGCTTCGCCCGGGCGGACGGCGCCCTTTTCCGGGCGGCCTTCGGTTTTGCGCCCTCGGAAAAAATCGTGCTGTGCGTTTCGCGCATCGACTACCAGAAAAACCAGCTGGGCCTGGTGCGGGCCTTCGCCGGATTTTCCAGGAGCCATCCCGCCCACCGGCTGGTGCTCGTTGGTGCGGTGACGGTCGAGGCCTATCGCCAGGAGATCGATCGCGAGGTCGAACGCCTGGGGCTTTCTGAAAAGGTTCTCGTTATCGAGGGGTTTCCGCCGGACGATCCGCGGCTGCCCAGCGCGTACCAGGCGGCGGAGCTGTTTGTGCTGCCCTCCCTGCACGAGCCGTTCGGCATTGTGGTGCTCGAGGCCTGGGCGGCGGGGCTGCCCGTGGTGGCCAGCCGCGTCGGCGGGATCCCCGGCTTTGCGACGGATCGGGAAAACATCCTGTTGGCCGAGGCCGGCAACGGGGAGGAGCTGGCCGCCCGCATGGCCGCGCTGGCCGACGATGCCGACCTGCGCTCCGACCTCGCTGGCCGGGCGGCGGCCGAAGTGGGGGCCCGCTACGATTGGGCAAGGATTGCCGATGCCTACCAGCGCGTTTATGTGGATCTAGTGAACAAAGGATGA
- a CDS encoding vWA domain-containing protein, whose amino-acid sequence MRLAYPVFLLLLLLIPALVWLRYFIQKRRTMQFSSSAVLKGLPKSWRIRLQPVLPVLFALGLVCLVVALARPQRGLEDSRVRTEAVDIILLMDLSGSMDTEDFQKFGRRMSRLDASKEVITRFLENRPSDRIGVVAFATVPYAIAPLTLDHGWLNQRMEGLHTGMLDGNRTAIGDGIASAINRLRDSEAKSKVIILLTDGANNHGTLSPENAASAAEALDIKIYTIGAGGARTGFFMQRQEVDEDSLKKIAKTTNAKFYRAKDLETLDSVYGEIDLLEKTEIEVERFTRFEEKAANWIILGIVLLALEQFLNLTRLGRLP is encoded by the coding sequence ATGAGACTCGCTTATCCAGTTTTTCTTTTGTTGCTGTTGCTGATCCCGGCGCTGGTTTGGCTTCGGTATTTCATTCAGAAGCGGCGAACGATGCAGTTTAGCAGCAGCGCCGTGCTGAAGGGCTTGCCGAAGAGCTGGCGGATTCGGTTGCAACCAGTCCTGCCCGTGCTCTTTGCCCTCGGGCTGGTGTGCCTGGTGGTTGCACTCGCGCGGCCGCAGCGCGGGCTGGAGGATAGCCGCGTGCGCACCGAGGCCGTGGACATCATTCTGCTGATGGACTTGTCGGGTTCGATGGACACGGAGGACTTCCAGAAATTCGGCCGTCGCATGAGCCGCCTGGATGCTTCGAAGGAAGTGATTACGCGCTTCCTCGAAAACCGCCCTAGCGACCGGATCGGCGTCGTGGCCTTCGCGACCGTGCCCTACGCGATTGCACCGCTCACCCTCGACCATGGCTGGCTGAACCAACGCATGGAGGGCCTGCACACGGGCATGCTCGACGGCAACCGCACCGCCATTGGCGATGGCATTGCCTCGGCCATCAACCGCCTGCGCGACAGCGAGGCGAAAAGCAAGGTGATCATCCTGCTGACCGATGGCGCCAACAACCACGGCACCCTTTCGCCGGAGAATGCCGCGAGTGCCGCGGAAGCGCTGGACATCAAGATCTACACCATCGGCGCAGGCGGCGCGCGAACCGGCTTCTTCATGCAGCGGCAGGAGGTCGACGAGGACTCCCTTAAGAAAATTGCCAAAACGACCAACGCCAAGTTTTACCGCGCGAAGGATCTTGAAACGCTCGACTCCGTCTACGGGGAAATCGACCTGCTGGAAAAAACGGAGATTGAAGTGGAGCGCTTTACCCGCTTCGAAGAGAAAGCGGCAAACTGGATTATTTTGGGCATCGTGCTTTTGGCACTGGAACAGTTTTTGAATCTAACGAGGTTGGGGAGGCTTCCTTGA
- a CDS encoding GxxExxY protein, with translation MEAKIKELCDLVRETSYAIHEYHGTGHLEKVYENALAHRLRKAGFDVKQQHPLKVFDEDGTEIGDYYADLIVEDVLIIELKACKTFSEEHKAQLIGYLRSANLEHGLLINFGSYKFQIKKFVMDKAKRTTSIPKALSFLLSFASFALFRG, from the coding sequence ATGGAGGCGAAAATCAAAGAACTGTGCGACCTGGTAAGAGAAACGTCATATGCGATCCATGAGTACCATGGTACGGGTCATTTGGAGAAGGTTTATGAAAACGCCCTCGCTCACCGCCTTCGCAAGGCGGGATTTGATGTGAAGCAACAACATCCACTGAAGGTCTTTGACGAAGACGGAACTGAAATCGGCGACTATTATGCCGACCTGATTGTCGAAGACGTCCTGATCATCGAACTAAAAGCCTGCAAGACTTTTTCGGAAGAGCATAAGGCACAGCTTATTGGTTACCTACGGTCTGCTAATCTTGAACATGGTTTGCTAATCAACTTCGGCTCCTACAAATTCCAAATCAAAAAGTTCGTGATGGATAAGGCCAAACGGACAACCAGCATTCCCAAAGCCCTTTCTTTCCTGCTTTCTTTTGCGTCCTTTGCGCTCTTTCGCGGCTAA
- a CDS encoding MotA/TolQ/ExbB proton channel family protein gives MTTRSTGPTRPKKTPAVLVVLGSILSFGPVLGILCTIIAMVSAFQTIGGQGVEKPEALAEEMGFALTSTAIGILLLPIGVILLVIGIRGMIKQQKREEN, from the coding sequence ATGACCACCCGGAGCACCGGACCCACGCGACCGAAGAAGACCCCAGCCGTTCTGGTCGTTCTCGGCTCCATCCTCTCGTTTGGCCCGGTGCTGGGCATTCTCTGCACCATCATCGCCATGGTTTCCGCATTCCAAACCATCGGCGGACAAGGCGTGGAAAAACCGGAAGCCTTGGCGGAGGAAATGGGCTTTGCACTCACGTCCACCGCCATCGGAATCCTGCTGCTCCCGATCGGCGTCATCCTGCTCGTCATCGGAATCCGGGGCATGATCAAACAGCAGAAGAGAGAGGAAAACTAG
- a CDS encoding BatD family protein, which produces MSIQPQLISLLDRAVLKIEFIDCKGSAVDFPEVDGLKIQYQGQSSETRIVNMRSSSKVIHSYLITPSKTGDFPIGPVIAQYKGGEKELTGRLRVIKKADDQEAQELSELMFSEISSNREAPHVHEPFGLELKVHIRDGIQIDGNFSIRGGMPETGMDGELQWNIAGRERKEIKGSIFNVYTLVTTAKTLTAGTFAFQPEVQLNVVIPRQQRRSWGFDDPFFGDMFGRQETRPVVLDCNKLDIGVRPVPTVGRPESFTGGVGVFDFDVQVGPTEVKAGEPITIRMRIAGEGNLSQITPPTIADSHDFKLYDARTVESKNPNEIRFEQVVIPKSGSVTNIPPVSFSYFNTKTTDFRTLKQGPFPVSVQAVAQQAAQVIASMPSTIQQETKILGRDIVYLKPLPKKWNGSNETAWHASTLFKVLLALPALLLLAVAGTTARRNTLQNNVALARRQKAPKAARKHVQLAEQALRKQDGAAFHEAMWNALADYFGHRLNLPPGDVTLQAVLARVPDEKDAIASLFSTIEQRRYGIQPETDPQDEMKALLNRLSTTLKKCERMKI; this is translated from the coding sequence ATGAGCATCCAGCCGCAGTTGATCAGTTTGCTGGACCGGGCGGTCTTGAAGATCGAGTTTATCGACTGCAAGGGCAGCGCGGTTGATTTTCCGGAAGTCGATGGACTGAAGATCCAATACCAAGGGCAAAGCTCGGAAACGCGCATCGTGAACATGCGCAGCTCGTCGAAGGTAATCCACAGCTATCTCATCACGCCGTCCAAGACCGGCGACTTTCCGATTGGCCCCGTCATCGCCCAATACAAGGGCGGCGAAAAGGAACTGACCGGCCGGCTGAGGGTCATCAAGAAGGCCGACGACCAGGAAGCCCAGGAACTCTCCGAGCTGATGTTTTCCGAAATATCATCCAACCGCGAAGCGCCGCACGTGCACGAGCCATTCGGTCTGGAACTCAAGGTCCACATTCGCGACGGCATCCAGATCGACGGCAACTTCAGCATTCGCGGCGGCATGCCGGAAACCGGGATGGATGGGGAGCTCCAGTGGAACATCGCCGGGCGCGAACGCAAGGAAATCAAGGGTTCCATCTTCAATGTCTACACCCTGGTGACGACCGCCAAAACCTTGACCGCCGGCACGTTCGCATTCCAGCCGGAAGTTCAACTCAACGTGGTGATCCCCCGCCAGCAGCGCCGCTCGTGGGGGTTCGACGACCCGTTCTTCGGCGATATGTTCGGACGGCAGGAGACGCGCCCGGTGGTGCTCGACTGCAACAAGCTCGACATCGGGGTGCGCCCCGTCCCCACGGTGGGGCGGCCGGAAAGCTTCACGGGGGGCGTCGGTGTTTTTGATTTCGATGTCCAAGTGGGGCCGACCGAGGTCAAGGCCGGCGAACCGATTACCATCCGCATGCGCATTGCCGGCGAGGGCAACCTTTCCCAAATCACCCCGCCGACCATCGCCGACAGCCACGACTTCAAGCTCTACGACGCCCGAACCGTTGAATCGAAGAACCCGAACGAGATTCGCTTTGAGCAGGTGGTGATTCCCAAGTCCGGAAGCGTCACCAATATTCCGCCGGTTTCGTTCTCGTACTTCAACACGAAAACCACCGACTTCCGCACCCTTAAGCAGGGACCGTTCCCGGTTTCGGTCCAGGCCGTCGCGCAACAGGCCGCGCAAGTGATCGCGTCGATGCCCAGCACCATCCAACAGGAAACCAAGATTCTGGGCCGGGACATCGTCTACCTCAAGCCCCTGCCCAAGAAATGGAACGGCAGCAACGAAACCGCTTGGCATGCCTCCACCCTATTCAAGGTTTTGCTGGCGTTGCCCGCCCTGCTGCTCCTGGCCGTGGCCGGCACCACGGCGCGCCGCAACACGCTGCAAAACAATGTTGCCCTGGCCCGGAGGCAGAAGGCCCCCAAGGCCGCGCGGAAACATGTCCAACTGGCGGAACAGGCCCTGCGGAAACAGGACGGCGCCGCGTTCCATGAAGCCATGTGGAATGCCTTGGCCGACTATTTCGGGCATCGGCTGAACCTCCCGCCGGGCGATGTTACCCTGCAGGCCGTGCTGGCGCGCGTGCCGGATGAAAAGGACGCCATTGCATCGCTCTTCAGCACCATCGAGCAGCGCCGCTACGGCATCCAACCCGAAACCGATCCCCAGGACGAAATGAAGGCGCTGCTGAACCGGCTTTCGACCACCCTGAAAAAATGCGAAAGGATGAAGATATGA
- a CDS encoding UDP-glucose 6-dehydrogenase, with product MTKICCIGAGYVGGPTMAMIAKQCPDVQVNVVDINENRIAAWQTDELPIYEPGLLEVVQEARGRNLFFSTDVDQGIRDADIVFVSVNTPTKTFGEGAGCASDLQYWELCARRIKEVSTSDKIIVEKSTLPVRTAEAMERVLHAGDNPVHFEVLSNPEFLAEGTAIDDLHNPDRVLIGGHETETGRKAIQTLVEIYATWIPRERILTTNLWSSELSKLTANAFLAQRVSSINAISALCEATEADVAEVAHAIGTDSRIGPKFLKASIGFGGSCFKKDILNLVYLCETYGLKEPAEYWRQVVVMNEYQEKRFVTTMLHSMFNTIANKRIAVLGFAFKADTGDTRESPAIKVCRELAAEHATIVVSDPEAMENAKLEMPELADRIGFEEDPYKAAEGAHAVAVLTDWKLYKELDFRRIYDGMQKPAFLFDGRNMLDHDALFEMGFEVYSIGKGYKTHLK from the coding sequence ATGACGAAAATTTGCTGTATTGGCGCCGGCTATGTCGGCGGCCCCACCATGGCGATGATCGCCAAGCAATGCCCCGACGTGCAGGTGAACGTCGTCGACATCAATGAAAACCGCATCGCCGCCTGGCAGACCGACGAGTTGCCGATCTACGAGCCCGGGCTGCTGGAGGTGGTTCAGGAGGCGCGCGGCCGCAACCTCTTTTTCTCGACCGATGTCGACCAGGGCATCCGCGACGCCGACATTGTTTTCGTGAGTGTCAACACGCCGACGAAAACCTTCGGCGAAGGCGCGGGCTGCGCGTCCGACCTGCAATATTGGGAACTCTGCGCGCGCCGCATCAAGGAGGTGTCCACCTCCGACAAGATCATTGTTGAAAAGTCCACCTTGCCCGTCCGCACGGCCGAGGCCATGGAGCGCGTGCTGCACGCCGGCGACAACCCGGTGCATTTCGAAGTGCTTTCCAATCCCGAATTCCTGGCCGAAGGCACCGCCATCGACGACCTGCACAATCCCGATCGTGTGCTGATCGGCGGGCATGAGACCGAAACCGGACGGAAGGCGATACAGACGCTGGTGGAGATCTACGCCACCTGGATTCCGCGCGAACGCATCCTCACCACCAACCTGTGGTCGTCCGAACTCTCGAAGCTGACCGCCAACGCCTTCCTGGCCCAGCGCGTCAGCTCGATCAACGCCATCTCCGCCCTGTGCGAAGCCACCGAGGCCGATGTTGCCGAAGTGGCCCACGCCATCGGAACCGACAGCCGCATCGGCCCCAAGTTCCTCAAGGCTTCCATTGGCTTCGGAGGGTCGTGCTTCAAAAAGGATATCCTCAACCTCGTCTACCTGTGCGAAACCTACGGCCTGAAAGAGCCGGCCGAATACTGGCGCCAGGTGGTCGTGATGAACGAATACCAGGAAAAGCGTTTTGTCACCACCATGCTCCACAGCATGTTCAACACGATCGCCAACAAGCGCATCGCCGTCCTCGGCTTCGCCTTCAAGGCCGATACCGGCGACACGCGCGAAAGCCCGGCCATCAAGGTCTGCCGCGAGCTGGCCGCCGAGCACGCCACCATTGTGGTCTCCGATCCGGAGGCCATGGAAAACGCCAAGCTCGAAATGCCCGAGCTGGCCGACCGGATCGGGTTCGAGGAAGATCCCTATAAAGCGGCCGAAGGCGCTCACGCCGTTGCCGTGCTGACCGATTGGAAGCTCTACAAGGAACTCGATTTCCGGCGCATCTACGACGGCATGCAGAAACCGGCCTTCCTGTTCGATGGCCGCAACATGCTCGACCACGACGCGCTGTTCGAAATGGGCTTCGAGGTCTATTCAATCGGCAAGGGCTACAAGACCCACCTGAAGTAG
- a CDS encoding RNA-binding S4 domain-containing protein has translation MDFPLTGEYIELCKLLKAANLVMSGGEGKEVVAQGLVTVDGELETRKRRKIRAGMSVGFAGETISVKTAES, from the coding sequence ATGGACTTTCCACTGACCGGAGAATACATCGAACTGTGCAAACTGCTCAAGGCCGCCAACCTCGTCATGTCCGGCGGCGAAGGCAAGGAAGTGGTGGCGCAAGGCCTCGTGACCGTCGATGGCGAGCTTGAAACCCGCAAACGGCGCAAGATCCGCGCCGGGATGAGCGTCGGCTTTGCCGGCGAAACGATTTCGGTAAAAACCGCGGAGAGCTAA
- a CDS encoding GxxExxY protein, with amino-acid sequence MDTNEAMKLSNQIRETAYAIHQYHGTGYLEKVYENALASRLRKAGLQVEQQHRLIIHDEDGTEIGEYFADLLIEGELIIELKACKSINDEHKAQLLNYLKGASKEHGLLINFGSYKFFIKKFAKSEKSNPATKLTSFPLPIFAFLAFFRG; translated from the coding sequence ATGGATACGAATGAAGCTATGAAACTCAGCAACCAGATTCGCGAAACCGCGTATGCCATCCACCAATACCATGGAACGGGATACCTTGAAAAAGTTTATGAAAATGCACTTGCCAGCCGTCTCCGAAAAGCAGGGCTACAAGTTGAACAACAACATCGCTTGATCATCCATGACGAAGATGGCACGGAAATCGGCGAATATTTCGCAGACCTCCTGATCGAAGGTGAACTCATCATCGAACTGAAAGCGTGCAAATCCATTAACGACGAACATAAAGCCCAACTACTCAACTACCTGAAAGGAGCAAGCAAAGAACACGGGTTGCTGATCAACTTCGGCTCCTACAAATTTTTCATCAAGAAATTCGCCAAAAGCGAAAAAAGCAATCCTGCCACTAAACTAACAAGCTTCCCACTCCCTATCTTTGCGTTCCTTGCGTTCTTTCGCGGTTAA